A DNA window from Brassica napus cultivar Da-Ae chromosome C1, Da-Ae, whole genome shotgun sequence contains the following coding sequences:
- the LOC106432086 gene encoding uncharacterized protein LOC106432086, with product MEVFGKSSANVIYLSAILGRRDGPDPSHKCDCKCENENVCGNMYRCKLTGLTHVCDKNCNQRILYDNHTSLCRASGRMFPLSSAEEQAVRGVRRKLDDESQPSESFVKRRRRDAHFHSSPFERSFGVVSPICSRAGDGMDMN from the coding sequence ATGGAGGTATTTGGAAAATCTTCAGCCAATGTTATTTACTTGTCTGCGATACTGGGCCGTCGTGACGGACCCGACCCGAGTCACAAATGTGACTGCAAATGCGAGAACGAGAACGTTTGTGGGAACATGTACCGTTGCAAGCTAACCGGGTTAACCCACGTCTGTGACAAGAACTGCAACCAAAGGATCCTTTATGATAACCATACCTCTTTGTGCCGAGCTAGTGGCCGGATGTTCCCGCTCTCCTCGGCTGAGGAACAGGCGGTTAGAGGTGTCCGTAGGAAGCTTGATGATGAGAGTCAGCCCTCTGAGAGCTTCGTTAAGCGTCGTCGGCGTGATGCTCACTTTCATTCTTCTCCTTTCGAGAGGTCTTTCGGTGTTGTTAGCCCGATCTGCAGCCGAGCTGGGGATGGAATGGATATGAACTAG
- the LOC106432069 gene encoding uncharacterized protein LOC106432069, whose amino-acid sequence MMQQLLQGQQIQGKALNQVTTEINTRMDNVFTELNSKYDVVASHIRQMDVQIAQTAETIKKQQGTLLGKTDKNPKDCNAVELRSGRHLSYPVPKKLTAQEKGKQKEGEQPLLEDVHDDDHEPEHPTATEPVAPTMQEQPVPTRVYIPKLPYPVPPKKSRKDCEEMKCTKMLEELNVNISLMDAIQMIRSMRSLVKWLISGKTSADSDIMMVLKECSAVLQNRTIRKLEDPGKFVLSVQIGKTVFACSLCDLGSSVNLMPYSVAKRMGLTNFKPTRISLVFAGRSVKLPVGVLEDLHVQIGDTTVPADFVVLVLEDEPKDPLILGQPFLCTAGAIINVRNGRIDLQLGDIVMNFEMDELLK is encoded by the coding sequence ATGATGCAACAACTTCTGCAAGGTCAACAGATTCAAGGAAAAGCACTGAACCAGGTTACAACCGAGATAAACACTCGGATGGACAATGTGTTCACGGAATTGAATTCTAAATACGATGTTGTAGCAAGCCACATAAGGCAGATGGACGTTCAGATTGCTCAAACTGCTGAAACAATAAAAAAGCAACAGGGAACACTCCTAGGGAAAACAGACAAGAATCCCAAGGACTGTAACGCAGTCGAGCTGAGAAGTGGAAGACATCTATCATATCCTGTCCCCAAGAAGCTCACTGCTCAAGAGAAGGGAAAACAAAAAGAGGGAGAACAACCTCTGCTTGAGGATGTCCACGACGACGATCATGAACCGGAACATCCAACAGCCACAGAACCAGTAGCTCCCACGATGCAAGAACAACCTGTTCCCACTCGCGTCTACATTCCAAAACTTCCCTACCCAGTCCCTCCTAAGAAATCACGCAAGGATTGCGAAGAGATGAAGTGCACGAAGATGCTTGAAGAGTTGAATGTCAATATCTCTCTCATGGATGCTATTCAGATGATTCGTTCAATGCGCAGTCTTGTGAAATGGCTGATCTCCGGGAAGACCTCTGCAGATAGCGACATCATGATGGTCTTGAAGGAATGCAGCGCAGTCCTTCAAAACAGAACAATCAGGAAATTAGAAGATCCTGGAAAATTTGTCCTATCTGTTCAGATTGGAAAGACAGTCTTTGCTTGTTCTTTATGCGATCTGGGTTCCAGTGTGAATCTCATGCCTTACTCAGTTGCAAAACGCATGGGACTAACCAACTTCAAGCCAACCAGGATTTCTTTGGTGTTCGCAGGCAGATCAGTCAAGTTGCCAGTAGGTGTTCTTGAAGATCTACATGTTCAAATTGGTGACACCACTGTTCCGGCAGACTTCGTGGTTCTAGTGCTCGAAGATGAACCAAAAGACCCTCTCATTCTAGGCCAACCTTTCCTGTGCACAGCTGGTGCAATCATTAATGTCCGCAACGGGAGGATTGATCTCCAACTGGGAGATATTGTGATGAATTTTGAGATGGATGAGCTTCTCAAATGA